The following are from one region of the Orenia metallireducens genome:
- a CDS encoding thiamine pyrophosphate-dependent enzyme: MVNPEIYEPNRETAWCPGCGDIPLRQCLAEVLAELELKPSQVTMFTGIGQAAKMPHYIKVNGFNGLHGRALPPAIGMRLANPEMKVIVESGDGDTYAEGGNHILHNIRRNPDIAHFVHNNQIYGLTKGQASPTSEETLTTSTQPNGITQRPFNPVKFAIAMGATFVARSFVGKKEHLKAMMKAAINHKGYALIDILQPCVSFNKINTYQWYMKRVYELGDDYNSTDYHDAIKKADEWGDNIPIGIIYKAEGVPIFRDRHPQIGDRVLVKEKKHPREFQALIDELK, translated from the coding sequence ATGGTAAATCCAGAGATATATGAACCAAATCGAGAGACAGCCTGGTGTCCAGGTTGTGGTGATATTCCTTTACGTCAATGTTTAGCAGAAGTTTTAGCAGAATTGGAATTAAAGCCTTCCCAAGTAACTATGTTTACTGGAATTGGTCAGGCAGCTAAGATGCCCCATTATATTAAGGTTAATGGATTTAATGGTCTCCATGGTAGAGCTTTACCACCAGCCATCGGGATGAGGTTAGCTAATCCTGAGATGAAGGTCATTGTAGAGTCGGGTGATGGGGATACCTATGCAGAGGGTGGTAACCATATCCTCCATAATATCAGAAGGAACCCAGATATTGCTCATTTTGTCCATAATAATCAAATTTATGGTCTGACTAAAGGGCAAGCTTCTCCAACAAGTGAAGAGACTTTGACTACTTCTACACAACCAAATGGTATTACTCAAAGACCTTTTAATCCTGTCAAATTTGCAATTGCAATGGGTGCTACCTTTGTAGCTAGAAGTTTTGTAGGCAAGAAAGAACATTTAAAAGCTATGATGAAAGCAGCAATTAATCATAAAGGTTATGCTTTAATAGATATCTTACAGCCCTGTGTCTCTTTTAATAAAATTAACACTTATCAATGGTATATGAAGCGAGTCTATGAATTAGGTGACGATTATAATTCTACTGATTATCATGATGCTATAAAGAAAGCAGATGAATGGGGAGATAATATTCCAATTGGTATTATTTATAAAGCAGAAGGAGTTCCTATCTTTAGAGATAGGCATCCACAAATTGGTGATAGAGTTTTAGTAAAAGAGAAGAAACATCCTAGAGAGTTTCAAGCATTGATTGATGAGTTGAAATAA
- a CDS encoding biotin transporter BioY, producing MVKIKTKDLILAALFAALTAVGAFIKIPIPYVPFTLQVLFVFFAGSLLGSRLALISQLVYLGIGLIGIPIFTQGGGPSYILQPTFGYLLGFAIGAYVIGKIIENLTHKTFINFLLANFIGLTVVYLFGVVYLYLNLNFITGTTISLSKAIKIGFLLPIPGDLLLCIIAALISKKVITQVRGALPIYED from the coding sequence GTGGTAAAAATTAAAACTAAAGACCTTATCTTAGCTGCATTATTTGCTGCTTTAACAGCAGTAGGAGCTTTTATTAAAATTCCTATCCCTTATGTACCCTTTACACTACAGGTTTTATTCGTATTCTTTGCTGGGAGCTTATTGGGGAGTAGACTAGCTTTAATTAGCCAATTAGTTTATCTAGGAATAGGATTGATTGGTATTCCCATCTTTACTCAAGGTGGGGGACCTAGCTATATCTTACAACCTACCTTTGGATATTTACTAGGATTTGCTATTGGTGCTTATGTAATTGGTAAAATAATTGAGAATTTAACACATAAAACTTTCATTAACTTTTTATTAGCTAATTTCATTGGCTTAACCGTAGTTTATTTATTTGGGGTAGTCTATCTTTACCTTAATTTAAACTTCATTACGGGGACTACTATTAGTCTAAGTAAAGCAATTAAGATTGGATTTTTACTTCCAATCCCTGGTGACCTATTACTCTGTATAATTGCAGCTCTAATATCCAAAAAGGTTATTACTCAAGTCAGAGGAGCATTACCTATTTATGAAGATTAA
- a CDS encoding biotin transporter BioY, giving the protein MNIKTREMILVALFAALTAIGAFIKIPTPFGVPFSMQPLFVIFAANLLGSRLGLMSQLIYIFIGLIGIPIFTSGGGPAYVLNPTFGYLVGFAIGAYIIGKIIESSEKNFKNFILANFVGLLVFYFFGVTHLYLIMNFYLGKTYPINSALIGGFLIFLPFDVIKAIISAVISKEVIERVENAIATASPRN; this is encoded by the coding sequence ATGAATATTAAGACTAGAGAAATGATATTGGTTGCTCTTTTTGCAGCTTTGACTGCGATTGGTGCTTTTATTAAGATTCCAACACCCTTTGGAGTACCTTTTAGTATGCAACCTCTATTTGTAATATTTGCTGCTAACCTTTTAGGTAGCCGTTTAGGATTAATGAGCCAGTTAATATATATTTTTATTGGATTAATTGGTATTCCTATCTTTACCAGTGGTGGAGGACCTGCTTATGTATTAAATCCTACCTTTGGATACTTGGTAGGGTTTGCTATTGGCGCTTACATAATTGGTAAAATAATAGAAAGTAGTGAAAAGAATTTTAAAAATTTTATCTTGGCTAACTTTGTAGGACTGCTTGTCTTCTACTTTTTTGGAGTAACTCATCTTTATCTAATCATGAATTTTTATCTTGGTAAAACATACCCAATTAATAGTGCCTTAATTGGTGGCTTTTTAATCTTCTTACCTTTTGATGTCATTAAGGCTATTATCTCTGCAGTTATTTCTAAAGAAGTCATTGAGCGAGTAGAGAATGCAATTGCTACTGCAAGCCCAAGAAATTAA
- a CDS encoding rubredoxin, protein MNKYKCIICGYTYNPKRGDRTQGVEEGTSFEELSESWRCPTCRAQKMDFKEVK, encoded by the coding sequence ATGAACAAATATAAATGCATAATCTGTGGTTATACTTATAACCCTAAAAGAGGTGACAGAACTCAGGGAGTAGAAGAAGGAACTTCTTTTGAAGAGTTATCTGAGAGTTGGCGCTGTCCAACTTGTAGAGCACAGAAGATGGATTTTAAGGAGGTCAAGTAA